In Deltaproteobacteria bacterium, the following proteins share a genomic window:
- a CDS encoding mycofactocin-coupled SDR family oxidoreductase, with amino-acid sequence MKLEGKVAIVTGGARGNGLAIARCLAEEGAHIAVADICANMDTIPYDMSTEESMNEAVAGLQAMGRRAMGLKCDVRQRGDVEAMVEQVMEVFGRIDILVNNAGNTSMVAIAEMDEEIWDEVLDTHLKGTFLCCRYVLPHMIEQHSGNVVSISSVGGQRGFGMGGHYCAAKHGIIGLNKSIAMEVADHNIRCNVVCPGTVWTPMMQGIAAYFGLEGEEAKQQFFAGHMIKDPEVSPEDIGRAVRWLVTDEARCITGNMITVDGGWTAKAP; translated from the coding sequence ATGAAACTGGAAGGTAAGGTGGCCATCGTCACCGGAGGAGCCAGGGGCAACGGTTTGGCGATTGCCCGCTGTCTGGCCGAAGAAGGGGCCCATATCGCCGTGGCCGACATCTGTGCCAACATGGATACCATCCCCTACGATATGTCCACTGAAGAATCAATGAACGAGGCTGTGGCCGGCCTCCAGGCTATGGGGCGCCGGGCCATGGGACTCAAGTGTGATGTCCGGCAGAGGGGCGACGTGGAAGCCATGGTGGAACAGGTGATGGAGGTCTTCGGCCGGATCGACATCCTGGTCAATAATGCCGGCAACACCTCCATGGTGGCTATAGCCGAAATGGACGAAGAAATCTGGGACGAGGTCCTGGACACCCATCTGAAGGGAACCTTTTTATGCTGCCGGTATGTTCTCCCCCATATGATTGAGCAGCATAGTGGCAACGTGGTCAGCATTTCTTCAGTGGGCGGCCAGCGCGGCTTTGGCATGGGCGGCCATTATTGTGCGGCCAAACACGGGATCATCGGTCTCAATAAATCAATAGCCATGGAGGTGGCCGATCACAATATCCGCTGCAATGTGGTCTGTCCCGGCACGGTCTGGACCCCCATGATGCAAGGAATAGCCGCTTACTTCGGACTGGAGGGGGAAGAGGCCAAGCAACAATTTTTTGCCGGCCACATGATCAAAGACCCCGAGGTCTCCCCCGAGGATATCGGCCGGGCTGTACGCTGGCTGGTGACCGACGAAGCCCGCTGCATCACCGGCAACATGATTACCGTTGATGGCGGCTGGACAGCCAAGGCGCCGTAA
- the mftB gene encoding mycofactocin biosynthesis chaperone MftB (MftB, a small protein, is a peptide chaperone that assists the radical SAM enzyme MftC in performing two modifications to the C-terminal Val-Tyr dipeptide of the mycofactocin precursor peptide, MftA. MftB's role is analogous to the role of PqqD in the biosynthesis of PQQ, a cofactor that derives entirely from a Tyr and a Glu in the precursor PqqA.) yields MESNRIYHLEVGVQVRREKFGLLFYNYRGPRLYFLASGEFLDEGLFEGRTRINDWAEALQAGSTRPREWIDRQLRQLIQLLEEKGLIHGESVC; encoded by the coding sequence ATGGAATCCAATCGGATTTATCATTTAGAGGTCGGGGTTCAGGTGCGCCGGGAAAAATTCGGCCTTCTTTTTTATAACTACCGGGGGCCCCGGCTTTATTTTCTGGCCAGCGGAGAGTTTCTCGACGAAGGTCTTTTTGAGGGGAGAACGCGGATCAATGACTGGGCGGAAGCGCTGCAGGCCGGAAGCACCCGGCCCCGGGAATGGATCGACCGGCAGCTAAGGCAACTGATACAACTTCTGGAAGAAAAAGGTCTCATTCATGGGGAATCGGTTTGTTGA
- the mftC gene encoding mycofactocin radical SAM maturase (MftC is a radical SAM/SPASM enzyme that catalyzes the first two steps in biosynthesis of the electron carrier mycofactocin from the terminal Val-Tyr dipeptide of the precursor peptide MftA.), with product MGNRFVEMGLSAPVNVTWEVTYACNLSCLHCLSDSGQKQPGELSTDQGFGIIDQLAGLKVFQVNIGGGEPFLRPDFLDLMDYAHQKGIVTCISTNGTLIDEETARRLDHRLVYIQVSLDGATASSNDAVRGPGSFQRVLKALDCLRRRDIEVSINTVLTRYSFPELDKLVGLAAAYGAKLRVSRFRPSGRGKRFWSGLNVTPEQMADFSLWLGRHLAVSTGDSFFSVTSEERRSLGLNMCGAGKLTCCLSPEGQVYPCAFLQELEFLAGRLPEEDFGFIWETSAVFQSFRGLEIQSCESCYRFDLCHGGCPAIAYHTQRRLGLPDPGCLVNCVQIKPLMAGTG from the coding sequence ATGGGGAATCGGTTTGTTGAGATGGGCCTTTCGGCCCCGGTAAACGTCACCTGGGAGGTGACTTATGCCTGTAATTTGAGTTGTCTGCACTGTCTTTCCGATTCCGGGCAAAAACAACCGGGCGAGCTTTCCACGGACCAGGGGTTCGGAATCATCGATCAGTTGGCCGGACTCAAGGTTTTTCAAGTGAATATCGGGGGCGGGGAACCATTCCTGCGCCCGGATTTTTTGGACTTAATGGATTATGCCCATCAAAAAGGGATAGTCACCTGCATCAGTACCAACGGCACCTTGATCGACGAAGAGACGGCCCGGAGATTGGATCATCGGCTGGTCTATATCCAGGTCAGTCTGGATGGGGCCACGGCCTCTTCCAATGATGCTGTTCGGGGTCCGGGGAGTTTCCAGCGGGTGCTCAAGGCCCTGGACTGTTTACGCCGACGAGACATCGAGGTCAGCATCAACACGGTCCTGACCCGATACAGTTTTCCGGAATTAGACAAGCTGGTCGGCCTGGCAGCCGCTTACGGGGCTAAGCTGCGGGTCTCGCGGTTCAGACCTTCCGGCCGAGGAAAACGGTTCTGGTCCGGGCTGAATGTCACCCCTGAGCAAATGGCCGATTTCTCTCTTTGGCTGGGCCGTCACCTGGCTGTTTCCACCGGAGATTCCTTTTTTTCGGTCACCTCTGAAGAACGGCGCTCTTTAGGATTAAACATGTGCGGGGCCGGCAAGCTCACCTGTTGTCTGTCTCCCGAGGGCCAGGTTTACCCCTGTGCCTTTTTACAGGAGCTGGAGTTTCTGGCCGGAAGGCTGCCGGAGGAAGACTTCGGTTTCATTTGGGAGACCTCTGCCGTGTTTCAGTCTTTTCGTGGACTGGAAATACAATCCTGTGAAAGCTGTTACCGCTTCGACCTGTGCCACGGAGGCTGTCCGGCCATTGCCTACCACACCCAAAGAAGGCTGGGATTGCCGGACCCCGGATGTCTGGTGAACTGTGTCCAGATCAAACCTCTGATGGCCGGGACAGGATGA
- the larC gene encoding nickel pincer cofactor biosynthesis protein LarC has protein sequence MKIAYFDCFSGASGDMILGALLDAGLPLEYLQNELSKLSLSHYDLKVVKVVKKGLSGSQALVTIDQDHHHHHHRHLEDIRAIIEESRLDQAIKDDSLKIFSRLAEAEAKVHQTEVASIHFHEVGAMDAIIDVVGAAIGIRGLGIEKIHCSPLHVGTGTVECAHGLLPVPAPATAELIIGKPVYATGVQGELLTPTGAAILTTLATEFGPMPAMTVEKVGQGAGTADRSLANLLRLFIGQTAQGLTQYEVEQTAVIETTIDDMNPQFYDFLIERVLQQGALDIFFTSVQMKKNRTGVLVTILCRLEQLPGLADFIFRETTTIGLRWRLDQRLRLNRKIQEVSTRFGRVQCKVARFDNRAVNIAPEYEDCKRIAREQHVPIKKVWEEAQCKASEMVQQEEL, from the coding sequence ATGAAGATCGCTTATTTTGATTGTTTTTCCGGAGCCAGCGGCGATATGATTCTGGGGGCCCTCCTGGATGCGGGATTGCCCCTGGAGTATCTACAAAATGAACTGTCCAAGCTGTCGTTGTCCCACTACGACCTTAAGGTCGTGAAGGTCGTTAAAAAAGGGTTGTCCGGCAGCCAGGCCCTGGTGACTATCGACCAGGATCATCACCATCATCATCATCGACACCTGGAAGACATTCGGGCGATCATTGAAGAAAGCCGTCTGGATCAGGCTATTAAAGACGACAGTCTGAAGATCTTTAGCCGTCTGGCCGAGGCCGAGGCCAAAGTGCACCAGACGGAGGTGGCTTCCATCCATTTTCACGAGGTAGGCGCCATGGACGCCATCATTGATGTGGTCGGTGCGGCTATCGGTATACGGGGACTGGGGATCGAGAAGATCCATTGCTCGCCACTCCATGTGGGAACAGGAACCGTGGAATGCGCTCATGGCCTTCTGCCGGTGCCGGCCCCGGCCACGGCTGAGTTGATCATCGGGAAGCCGGTTTATGCTACCGGGGTTCAAGGGGAATTGCTTACCCCGACCGGGGCCGCAATTTTGACCACCCTGGCGACCGAATTCGGGCCCATGCCGGCCATGACCGTGGAAAAGGTCGGACAGGGCGCAGGAACCGCCGATCGCTCCCTGGCCAACCTGTTGCGTCTTTTTATCGGACAAACGGCCCAGGGGTTGACCCAATACGAAGTGGAACAAACGGCGGTTATTGAAACGACCATCGATGACATGAACCCGCAGTTCTATGATTTTTTGATTGAAAGGGTTTTACAACAGGGCGCCCTGGATATTTTTTTCACTTCGGTGCAGATGAAAAAAAACCGCACCGGGGTCCTGGTGACCATCCTCTGCCGTCTCGAACAACTGCCCGGTCTGGCCGATTTTATTTTTCGGGAGACCACGACCATCGGACTGCGCTGGCGTCTGGATCAGCGTCTGCGGCTCAACCGAAAGATCCAGGAGGTCAGCACCCGCTTCGGGCGGGTCCAGTGCAAAGTGGCCCGGTTCGATAACCGGGCCGTCAACATCGCCCCGGAGTATGAGGATTGTAAACGGATCGCCCGGGAACAGCATGTGCCAATAAAAAAGGTATGGGAAGAGGCGCAATGTAAGGCCTCGGAGATGGTTCAGCAGGAAGAGCTCTAA
- a CDS encoding aldehyde ferredoxin oxidoreductase, with protein sequence MDKILRIIMGPDGEPQTTVSSLGDYAGAGGRAMTSAVIAKEVPPLCHPLGAENKLVIAPGLLSGTTAAMSGRLSVGCKSPLTGGIKEANAGGQGAQVLARLGYAAIVLEGKPADDTLYHIYINKDGVQVNADNGLRYLGNYDLVDRMKGQYGDKITVISIGPAGERKMSAASVAVTDMELRPTRHAGRGGVGAVMGSKGVKAIVLDDSGLNMRPPKDPEKFKEANQVFVAGLKKHPVTGEGLPAYGTNVLTNVLNEAGAYPTKNFMWGRFDNCSMISGETLAALEEQRGGKGSATHPCHRGCIIRCSGTFYDKDGAFLTKQPEYETVWAHGGNCGISDIDVIARLDRMDDDFGLDTIEMGATIGVAMEAGLVPFGDAAAAIQLLNEVGQGTHLGRILGNGAAVTGKVFGVERVPVVKGQAMPAYDPRGVQGIGVTYATSPMGADHTAGYAVATNILGVGGTVDPLKPEGQIELSRNLQIATAAVDATGMCLFIAFAVLDQPETFQALIDMINAFYGLNLTANDVGELGKSILKGEREFNKKAGFTSEHDRLPRFFKTEMLPPHNVTFQVKDEDLDTVFNW encoded by the coding sequence ATGGACAAAATCTTAAGAATCATTATGGGACCGGATGGTGAACCCCAAACGACTGTTTCATCCCTGGGGGATTACGCCGGGGCAGGCGGACGGGCCATGACATCGGCTGTCATAGCCAAGGAGGTGCCGCCGCTCTGTCATCCTCTGGGCGCGGAAAACAAGCTGGTCATCGCCCCGGGCCTGTTGAGCGGAACGACGGCCGCCATGTCCGGCCGGTTGTCCGTCGGGTGCAAGAGCCCCCTGACCGGCGGGATCAAAGAAGCCAACGCCGGGGGACAGGGCGCACAGGTACTGGCCAGGCTGGGCTATGCGGCCATTGTGTTGGAGGGAAAACCGGCGGACGATACCCTGTATCACATCTATATCAACAAGGACGGTGTCCAAGTCAATGCGGACAACGGGCTGCGTTATCTCGGCAACTATGACCTGGTGGACCGGATGAAAGGGCAATATGGTGACAAGATTACCGTCATCTCCATCGGTCCGGCCGGTGAGCGGAAAATGAGTGCGGCCTCCGTGGCGGTCACCGATATGGAACTGAGACCTACCCGTCACGCCGGCCGCGGCGGCGTGGGTGCGGTCATGGGTTCCAAGGGCGTCAAGGCCATTGTGCTCGATGACAGCGGCCTGAATATGCGGCCGCCCAAAGATCCCGAAAAATTCAAAGAAGCCAACCAGGTTTTCGTGGCCGGTCTGAAGAAGCATCCGGTCACCGGAGAAGGCCTCCCGGCCTATGGTACCAATGTGCTGACCAACGTCCTCAATGAAGCCGGTGCCTATCCGACCAAAAACTTCATGTGGGGTCGCTTTGATAATTGTTCCATGATCAGCGGCGAGACTCTGGCCGCCCTGGAAGAACAACGGGGGGGCAAGGGAAGCGCCACCCACCCCTGCCATCGGGGCTGCATCATCCGCTGCTCCGGCACCTTCTATGACAAAGACGGGGCCTTTTTAACCAAGCAGCCCGAGTATGAAACGGTCTGGGCCCACGGGGGCAACTGCGGGATCAGCGATATCGATGTCATCGCCCGGTTGGACCGGATGGACGACGATTTCGGTCTGGACACCATCGAAATGGGCGCCACCATCGGAGTGGCCATGGAGGCCGGCCTGGTACCCTTTGGGGATGCCGCGGCCGCCATCCAGTTGCTCAATGAAGTGGGGCAGGGGACGCATCTGGGGAGGATCCTGGGCAACGGCGCGGCCGTTACCGGTAAAGTCTTCGGTGTTGAACGGGTGCCGGTTGTCAAGGGTCAGGCAATGCCGGCCTATGACCCCCGGGGGGTCCAAGGGATCGGGGTGACCTATGCCACCAGTCCCATGGGGGCTGACCATACGGCCGGATATGCCGTGGCCACCAATATCCTGGGGGTGGGGGGTACGGTTGACCCCCTCAAGCCTGAAGGGCAGATCGAACTTTCCCGGAATCTGCAAATTGCCACAGCGGCTGTCGATGCCACGGGGATGTGCCTTTTCATTGCCTTTGCCGTCCTGGATCAGCCGGAGACCTTTCAGGCCCTGATCGACATGATCAATGCCTTTTATGGGTTGAACCTGACGGCCAATGATGTCGGAGAATTGGGCAAGTCGATTCTGAAGGGCGAAAGAGAGTTCAACAAGAAGGCCGGGTTTACTTCCGAACACGACCGGCTACCCCGATTTTTCAAGACCGAGATGCTTCCGCCCCACAATGTGACTTTTCAGGTCAAAGACGAAGATCTGGATACTGTTTTCAACTGGTAG
- the mftF gene encoding mycofactocin biosynthesis glycosyltransferase MftF (Members of this protein family, MftF, are glycosyltransferases, members of PF00535 (glycosyl transferase family 2). The encoding gene is found as part of the mycofactocin cassette, in Mycobacterium tuberculosis, many other Actinobacteria, and occasional members of other lineages. Mycofactocin itself, a putative redox carrier, is a heavily modified derivative of the C-terminal Val-Tyr dipeptide of the mycofactocin precursor MftA (TIGR03969).), producing the protein MSGELCPDQTSDGRDRMMSGSAFQGTYSLKSGVRLQPAAEGGMVIQENPLRLIKVNGPAFEMLKKLEQGILQDQNQDLVNRPAERAFLDRLHQAGLLEWAPSPAPFYPFVTIIIPVYNRAAEIAACLESLSALRYPRSKLEIIVVDDASKDDSAAVVKGFGVQLITLSRNQGPAAARNAGTAAARGEIIAFIDSDCLADPGWLEDLVPYFQDPRLVLVGGRVEGFFRESRMDRYEAVCSALDMGPRPIMGQGEHSPFYVPTCNLLVRKEALNRHGGLDADLRVGEDVDLCWKLMAAGHHLTYVPKGVVRHKHRNRFMAGYRRRFDYGTSEALLYERYPKISKRFPWQAGGLGLFLAVLTALWTRSVYWLVPAIGILAAETIYRRIRLGGKMDQIPGWGLVFEAVVRGHFHLIFFLTYHLIRYYLLLILVLLWAFSDWALIGTALIVFPTLVEYLRKKPRLGFPFFAFFFLSEQAFYQSGVFWGCIKQKSFRLYRIVFGRVILFRLEPPDPWQNPFTAKARFSKNGNRNWKR; encoded by the coding sequence ATGTCTGGTGAACTGTGTCCAGATCAAACCTCTGATGGCCGGGACAGGATGATGAGCGGCTCAGCTTTTCAAGGCACTTATTCCCTGAAGTCCGGGGTGCGACTCCAACCGGCGGCCGAAGGGGGAATGGTTATTCAGGAAAATCCGTTGAGGCTCATCAAAGTCAATGGCCCGGCCTTTGAGATGCTAAAGAAATTGGAGCAGGGTATCTTGCAGGATCAGAATCAAGACCTCGTTAATCGGCCGGCCGAAAGGGCTTTTCTGGATAGGCTCCATCAGGCCGGCCTTCTGGAATGGGCCCCCTCTCCAGCACCTTTTTATCCCTTCGTCACTATCATCATTCCGGTCTATAACCGGGCGGCCGAGATCGCGGCCTGCCTCGAATCGTTGTCCGCCCTCCGCTATCCCCGGTCCAAACTGGAAATCATCGTGGTGGATGACGCTTCAAAGGATGATAGCGCGGCGGTGGTTAAAGGCTTCGGGGTCCAGTTGATTACCCTTTCCCGTAATCAAGGGCCGGCAGCGGCCCGCAATGCCGGCACGGCCGCGGCCCGGGGAGAAATCATCGCCTTTATCGATAGCGATTGTCTGGCCGATCCGGGGTGGTTGGAGGATCTGGTCCCCTATTTTCAAGACCCTCGGCTGGTCCTGGTGGGCGGGCGGGTGGAGGGCTTTTTTCGGGAAAGCCGGATGGACCGTTATGAAGCAGTCTGCTCGGCTCTGGATATGGGACCCCGTCCGATCATGGGTCAAGGGGAGCACTCCCCTTTTTATGTCCCCACCTGTAACTTGCTCGTCCGCAAAGAGGCCCTTAATCGGCACGGCGGGCTGGATGCAGATCTGAGAGTGGGCGAGGACGTGGATTTATGCTGGAAACTGATGGCTGCAGGACATCATCTGACCTATGTTCCCAAAGGCGTTGTCCGGCATAAACACCGCAACCGTTTTATGGCCGGGTACCGGCGCCGGTTCGATTATGGTACCTCCGAGGCCCTCTTGTATGAACGGTACCCCAAGATTTCCAAGCGATTTCCCTGGCAGGCCGGCGGACTGGGCCTCTTTCTGGCGGTTCTGACGGCCCTTTGGACGCGCTCGGTTTACTGGCTGGTCCCAGCCATCGGAATCCTGGCAGCCGAGACTATTTACCGACGGATTCGTTTAGGCGGGAAAATGGATCAAATTCCGGGCTGGGGTCTGGTTTTTGAGGCCGTAGTCAGAGGCCATTTCCACTTGATTTTTTTTCTGACTTATCATCTGATCCGCTATTACCTGCTGCTTATCCTTGTTTTATTATGGGCCTTCAGCGATTGGGCGCTGATTGGGACGGCCTTGATAGTCTTCCCGACCCTGGTAGAATACCTGCGCAAGAAACCGAGGCTCGGGTTTCCGTTTTTTGCTTTCTTCTTTTTATCCGAGCAGGCTTTTTACCAGAGCGGCGTTTTTTGGGGATGTATCAAACAGAAAAGTTTTCGGCTCTACCGGATCGTTTTTGGCCGGGTAATCCTCTTTCGCCTTGAACCGCCGGATCCCTGGCAGAACCCTTTTACCGCTAAAGCCCGTTTTTCGAAAAACGGAAACAGGAATTGGAAAAGATGA
- the mftA gene encoding mycofactocin precursor (Mycofactocin is a small molecule electron carrier derived from the final two amino acids, Val-Tyr, of MftA, the mycofactocin precursor. It plays a role in redox homeostasis and the metabolism of alcohols and aldehydes in Actinobacteria, including Mycobacterium tuberculosis.) — translation MENKTIEIRADEQIQEQPKILEDFVLEELAVDGICGIY, via the coding sequence ATGGAAAACAAAACCATAGAAATCAGGGCCGATGAGCAGATTCAGGAACAGCCGAAGATCCTCGAGGATTTTGTTCTTGAAGAACTGGCCGTAGACGGCATTTGCGGGATATATTAG
- a CDS encoding FIST C-terminal domain-containing protein gives MFKAATIRSNESPSRHLGHRLGQTLERELGQTPKACWLFSAPSSGIPELLKGIGESLGSQNLVGCTTDGEISGDGLSTNSVVLGGIATDQIDFEIATVQGLGQDSEGAGRRLAGAFSKPPRYIQIFSDGLTGDGCAILKGITSVLGGHIPIAGGTAGDNGKFLKTLQFAGDQVYTDTLCGIAFYGDFRLGTGVRSGWSPIGLAKRVTRSRGNVLYELNGEPALNVYERFLGRHAEKLPVIGVEYPLGLLERCGEDGQEDYHLIRATMAVNREERSITFAGEITEGALVHLTCGDVSSILEAADQATGLAKSALSGHSPSIAFCYSCMARKIVLGRRTEEEIQRVRTEIGLSVPIIGFYTYGEYCRISAGGPNYFHNETITLSLLEIG, from the coding sequence ATGTTTAAGGCAGCAACCATCCGATCCAACGAGTCACCTTCCCGGCACCTGGGCCATCGACTGGGCCAGACCCTGGAAAGGGAGCTGGGGCAAACCCCCAAGGCTTGTTGGTTATTCTCTGCGCCGTCTTCAGGGATTCCGGAATTGCTTAAGGGTATCGGGGAAAGCCTGGGCAGTCAGAATCTGGTGGGTTGTACCACTGACGGTGAGATCTCGGGAGACGGCTTGAGCACCAATTCGGTCGTCCTGGGGGGTATCGCCACCGATCAGATCGATTTTGAAATCGCCACGGTACAGGGGCTCGGTCAGGACAGCGAAGGGGCTGGCCGGCGGCTGGCCGGGGCCTTCTCCAAACCACCCCGGTATATACAGATTTTTTCAGACGGACTGACCGGAGACGGCTGCGCCATCTTAAAGGGTATCACCTCTGTCCTGGGCGGGCATATCCCCATCGCCGGAGGAACCGCCGGGGACAACGGCAAATTTCTGAAGACCCTGCAATTTGCCGGCGATCAGGTCTACACGGATACCCTTTGCGGCATCGCCTTTTATGGGGATTTCCGTCTTGGAACAGGGGTACGCAGCGGCTGGTCGCCGATCGGGCTGGCCAAACGGGTTACCCGTTCCCGGGGTAATGTGCTCTACGAATTGAATGGTGAACCGGCTTTGAACGTCTACGAACGCTTTCTGGGGCGTCATGCCGAAAAGCTGCCGGTCATTGGGGTAGAATATCCGCTCGGTCTTCTGGAACGGTGCGGGGAAGATGGCCAGGAGGACTACCATCTGATCCGGGCCACAATGGCCGTCAACCGGGAGGAGCGTTCCATTACTTTTGCCGGGGAGATCACCGAAGGGGCCCTGGTCCATCTGACCTGTGGTGATGTCTCCTCCATCCTGGAGGCCGCCGATCAGGCCACCGGTCTGGCCAAATCCGCCTTGAGCGGCCATTCCCCGTCTATAGCCTTCTGCTATTCCTGCATGGCCCGGAAGATCGTTCTGGGTCGCCGGACCGAAGAAGAAATCCAAAGAGTTCGGACTGAAATCGGTCTGTCGGTTCCCATCATCGGATTTTATACCTACGGTGAATACTGCCGGATCTCGGCCGGAGGGCCGAATTATTTCCATAACGAAACGATTACCTTGAGTCTTCTTGAAATTGGATGA
- the larB gene encoding nickel pincer cofactor biosynthesis protein LarB codes for MNRQQLKDLLENIQGGRVSVDTGLERLKKLPFEDLGYAKVDHHRCLRNGVPEVIYCQGKTLEQIQGIVERMAKHHGNILATRADRLVHEAILEITTDCQFHPMGRIVVVKPRPVIKSGRIAVVCAGTSDIPVAEEAAITAETLGNRVDRLYDVGVAGLHRLLNSCEDLFKAKVAIVIAGMEGALASVVGGLVSCPVIGVPTSVGYGASFGGVAALLSMLNSCASGVSVVNIDNGFGAGYQASLINQLAAGQEQKPLEPPVGHNDLSRLTTLDPDGSLLNRKEKMENEDRLF; via the coding sequence ATGAACAGACAGCAACTGAAAGATCTATTGGAAAATATCCAGGGGGGGCGGGTAAGTGTCGATACCGGTCTGGAGCGTTTAAAAAAATTGCCTTTCGAAGATCTGGGTTATGCCAAGGTGGATCACCATCGCTGTCTGCGCAATGGTGTCCCGGAAGTCATCTATTGTCAAGGTAAAACCCTGGAGCAGATTCAGGGAATAGTGGAGAGGATGGCCAAACACCACGGCAACATCCTGGCCACCCGCGCCGACCGCCTGGTCCATGAGGCTATCTTGGAAATCACCACCGACTGTCAATTTCACCCCATGGGCCGCATTGTGGTCGTCAAGCCCAGGCCGGTTATAAAATCCGGCCGGATTGCCGTGGTTTGTGCCGGCACTTCCGATATTCCCGTAGCCGAAGAAGCGGCCATTACGGCCGAAACCCTCGGCAACCGGGTCGACCGCCTGTACGACGTGGGGGTGGCCGGCCTGCACCGCCTTCTGAATTCCTGCGAAGATTTATTCAAGGCCAAGGTGGCTATCGTCATCGCCGGGATGGAAGGGGCTTTGGCCAGCGTTGTCGGCGGGCTGGTTTCCTGTCCGGTGATCGGGGTTCCGACCAGCGTGGGTTACGGGGCCAGTTTTGGGGGGGTGGCCGCCCTGCTTTCCATGCTGAACAGTTGCGCCTCGGGGGTCTCTGTGGTGAATATCGACAACGGTTTCGGAGCAGGATATCAAGCCAGCCTCATTAATCAGCTCGCGGCCGGCCAAGAGCAAAAACCTCTTGAACCTCCTGTCGGCCATAACGATCTTTCCCGGTTAACAACCCTGGACCCGGATGGAAGCCTCCTGAACAGAAAGGAGAAAATGGAAAATGAAGATCGCTTATTTTGA